The following coding sequences lie in one Sesamum indicum cultivar Zhongzhi No. 13 linkage group LG9, S_indicum_v1.0, whole genome shotgun sequence genomic window:
- the LOC105170232 gene encoding phylloplanin-like: MPMALKPLLLLVFAAIMTLMSVAEAQSTVGIVHVNGTLYCTSNASPAPNGSATPVFPNATLQVACSADVVANAPSNTTSNTDGTYRVVLIPRPNATVGSIVSNCRLFVLTPLSTCNPTLPSAGLVSDLRFVTTVPNGFWRITYMVAAGFAVQAN, from the exons ATGCCTATGGCCCTAAAACCTCTcttgcttcttgtctttgctGCTATAATGACATTAATGTCGGTTGCAGAGGCACAAAGTACAGTTGGAATTGTGCATGTCAATGGGACTTTGTATTGCACATCAAATGCTAGTCCTGCCCCCAATGGAAGTGCAACCCCTGTTTTTCCTA ATGCTACTCTCCAAGTTGCTTGCTCAGCCGATGTGGTGGCTAATGCACCCTCCAACACCACCTCCAACACAGACGGCACTTACCGGGTGGTGCTGATCCCTCGGCCCAATGCCACGGTTGGTTCAATCGTCTCCAATTGCCGCCTCTTTGTTCTTACACCTCTGTCCACATGCAACCCTACTCTGCCTTCAGCTGGCTTGGTATCGGACTTGAGATTCGTCACGACCGTGCCTAATGGGTTTTGGAGGATCACCTACATGGTTGCAGCAGGTTTCGCTGTCCAAGCAAATTAG